AATGATGTCTGCATGGCTTCCATGATCCAAAAAGGCTTCGGGGATTCCAAAATTTAATACCTGAACATGGCTATAACCATTCGTCATGAGAAAATGATTCAATATAGAGCCAAGACCTGAAACCACCGAGTGCTCTTCAATCGTCACAACACGCTTATGCCTTGTGAGTAAATCGCATAAAAGTTCGGAATCTAACGGTTTAACAAATACAGGATCTAATACGGTAGCGTTGACTCCAACCGTCTTTAAAATCTCCCTAACAGCCAAAGCTGTTTGATTCATATGCCCTAGGGCCATAATTAGAATCTCTTCCCCCTCTACAAGGACTTCCCCTTTTCCTAGCTCACGATAACGCAAAGGCTTATCCGAGACATCCGTTGCCATATTGGGATAACGAATGGCTGCGGGACGCCCCCAAGAAAAAGCTGATTCCAAAAGTTCTTTTAAAACATCCCCGTTTCTAGGTTGTGAAATCACCATATTCGGCATCGCATTCAAAAAAGAGATATCATATACCCCATGGTGGGTCGATCCATCTGGACCTGAAATCCCCGCACGGTCAATCGCAAAGACAACAGGAAGCTCTTGTAAGCAAACATCATGGAAAAGATTATCCAAACCACGCTGTAAAAAGGTCGCATAAATGGAAGAAACAACTTTTAACTCTCTTCCATAGGCTAAACCACCACTAAAAGTCACCGCATGCGCTTCTGCAATTCCGACATCATGACATCGGTCTGGAAATTTCTCCATAAATTTATCTAAACAGGATCCTGCCGACATCGCAGGAGTCACAGCAACAATAGAAGCATCTTCTTCCGCCATCTTCAAAAGATGAGAGCCAAAGATATTAGGGAACGTGGGTTTAGAAGATGTGACAGGATGAAATTTTCCTGTATCTAAACAAAAAGGCTTCGCTCCATGATAAGACACAGGGTTTTTAATGGCTTCTTCCATCCCCTGCCCTTTTTTGGTCAAAATGTGAACCACAACTGGCCACTGAGAAGTCTTTAAACCTTCAAAAACATCGATCAGCTTTTTAATGTCATGCCCATCGATTGGCCCAATATAAGAGAGGTCATATTGTTCAAAAAAAGCAGCTGGGCTAACTAAGTTTTTCAAAGACTCTGTGATTTTGTGTCCTTGCTTTGAAAGAGTCGCACCATAGCTTGGGATTTTAGAAACAATGGTGTCAAGTTCCTGGTATAATTTGTTTGTGGTGGGATTACTCAAAAGACGACTTAAAATCTGTGTAATCGCTCCTACATTTTTTGAAATCGACATGTTGTTGTCATTTAAGATCACAATGAAACGCTTTAAATCTCTTGAGATATTATTAAGAGCCTCTAAGGCCATTCCACAAGTCAATGTAGCATCTCCGATAATTGGCACAACATAGTCATCTTTCTGCAGTAAATCTCGACTTTTAGCCACTCCAAGACCTAGAGAAAGAGCTGTTCCTGCGTGACCTGCATGAAAATGGTCGTAGGGTGATTCTTTTGGATGACTGAAGCCACACAATCCTTTATATTGACGGATTGTATGAAAATTTTCTTGTCGGCCTGTCAATAATTTATGCACATATGTCTGGTGGCTAACATCCC
This window of the Parachlamydia acanthamoebae genome carries:
- a CDS encoding 1-deoxy-D-xylulose-5-phosphate synthase, whose product is MSFPILSKIQSPHDIKHLSLQELNSLASEVRQRIIEVLSINGGHLASNLGVVELTIALHAVFNSPDDKFIWDVSHQTYVHKLLTGRQENFHTIRQYKGLCGFSHPKESPYDHFHAGHAGTALSLGLGVAKSRDLLQKDDYVVPIIGDATLTCGMALEALNNISRDLKRFIVILNDNNMSISKNVGAITQILSRLLSNPTTNKLYQELDTIVSKIPSYGATLSKQGHKITESLKNLVSPAAFFEQYDLSYIGPIDGHDIKKLIDVFEGLKTSQWPVVVHILTKKGQGMEEAIKNPVSYHGAKPFCLDTGKFHPVTSSKPTFPNIFGSHLLKMAEEDASIVAVTPAMSAGSCLDKFMEKFPDRCHDVGIAEAHAVTFSGGLAYGRELKVVSSIYATFLQRGLDNLFHDVCLQELPVVFAIDRAGISGPDGSTHHGVYDISFLNAMPNMVISQPRNGDVLKELLESAFSWGRPAAIRYPNMATDVSDKPLRYRELGKGEVLVEGEEILIMALGHMNQTALAVREILKTVGVNATVLDPVFVKPLDSELLCDLLTRHKRVVTIEEHSVVSGLGSILNHFLMTNGYSHVQVLNFGIPEAFLDHGSHADIIKEIGLTASQIAESVMTQFSLKNPDCSEFVDTRSAGKN